In Sporosarcina sp. PTS2304, a genomic segment contains:
- a CDS encoding class I SAM-dependent methyltransferase produces the protein MNTMEKVFSYYDNYAQSVDGLYLDAILEASERWLDKPSLLELESPVQPEEIRKGIQLALLKAMKQSAQAHHQMTPDSIGYLIGYLVNKLVDSKGAITFLDPAVGTGNLLFTVLNQFPGEATASAVEIDDVLIQIAAATANLLELPVSFYLQDAIRPLPIDLVDAVVSDLPVGYYPDDEVAMDYELMAKEGHAFSHYLYIEQSMRYVKPGGYGFFVVPSRLLTAEGAEPILAYVKEHRLLRGLFELPDTLFADQRFAKSILLLQQPPTEKFVQPDVLLAKIPELGNAAAMQSFFKKVNSWTTDKNE, from the coding sequence ATGAACACTATGGAAAAAGTTTTTTCTTATTATGATAACTATGCACAATCAGTTGACGGTCTGTACTTAGATGCAATACTTGAAGCGAGTGAACGTTGGTTAGATAAACCTTCTCTACTTGAATTAGAAAGTCCAGTGCAGCCAGAAGAAATCCGTAAAGGTATACAGCTAGCATTGTTAAAAGCGATGAAACAATCGGCACAGGCTCATCATCAAATGACGCCTGACTCGATCGGTTACTTAATCGGCTATTTAGTGAATAAGTTAGTTGATTCAAAGGGAGCTATTACTTTTTTGGACCCTGCAGTAGGGACAGGAAATTTACTTTTTACAGTTCTTAATCAATTTCCTGGTGAAGCAACTGCCAGCGCTGTTGAAATTGATGACGTTCTCATTCAAATCGCCGCAGCTACAGCCAACCTGCTTGAGCTTCCTGTATCATTCTACTTACAAGATGCAATACGTCCATTGCCGATTGATTTAGTGGATGCTGTTGTGAGTGACTTGCCTGTTGGTTATTATCCGGATGATGAAGTTGCAATGGATTATGAATTGATGGCCAAAGAAGGTCATGCTTTCTCTCATTATTTATATATTGAACAATCCATGAGATATGTTAAACCGGGTGGCTACGGATTTTTTGTTGTCCCTTCTAGATTATTGACTGCAGAAGGGGCGGAACCTATTTTAGCGTACGTCAAAGAACATCGATTATTAAGGGGTCTGTTCGAATTGCCGGATACTCTTTTTGCAGATCAACGTTTTGCCAAAAGTATTCTTTTGCTTCAACAACCTCCAACAGAGAAATTTGTCCAACCTGATGTCCTACTAGCGAAAATTCCAGAGCTTGGAAATGCTGCAGCTATGCAAAGCTTCTTTAAAAAGGTGAATAGTTGGACAACCGATAAAAACGAATGA
- the tpx gene encoding thiol peroxidase produces the protein MAQVTFKNNPVHLQGTEVKVGDIAPDFTVLSNDLTPVTLNDSKGKVRLISVVPSVDTGVCSIQTKRFNDEASSLGDDVEVLTISADLPFAQARWKAEEGVENLHLYSDHRDLSFGTAFGTAIEELRLLTRSIFVIDRNDLVTYTEYVSEATDHPDYDAAIQAVKELH, from the coding sequence ATGGCACAAGTTACATTCAAAAACAATCCGGTTCATCTACAAGGTACAGAAGTGAAAGTCGGGGATATTGCACCTGATTTTACAGTACTCTCCAATGATTTGACACCTGTTACTTTGAACGATTCAAAAGGCAAGGTTCGTTTAATTAGCGTTGTTCCTTCTGTTGATACAGGTGTTTGTTCTATTCAAACAAAACGTTTTAACGATGAGGCTTCTTCTTTAGGAGATGATGTAGAAGTATTAACGATTTCTGCGGATCTGCCTTTCGCACAAGCTCGTTGGAAAGCGGAAGAAGGAGTAGAGAATTTACATCTATATTCTGATCACCGCGACCTGTCATTTGGTACAGCTTTCGGCACGGCGATTGAAGAACTGCGTTTGTTGACTCGTTCGATTTTTGTAATTGATCGTAATGATCTAGTGACATACACTGAATATGTCAGTGAAGCAACTGACCATCCTGACTATGACGCAGCCATTCAAGCAGTAAAAGAATTACATTAA
- a CDS encoding RDD family protein has product MTNESLPMQTARFVPKYAGFWIRFWAFLLDLLIVSAISGIFIKPIFRVMDIAITKPTFLLFSPYKVATLVLLLLYFIFMTKLAGQTIGKMIFGIRVAKSNGEKVTWGAVIFREGFGRFISQMLWIPYLLVLFMPQKMALHDVFADTVVVHDRLFERKEIQTLPPVEGHQLHEDPTI; this is encoded by the coding sequence ATGACAAATGAATCGCTACCTATGCAAACAGCTCGATTCGTGCCTAAGTATGCAGGCTTCTGGATTCGATTTTGGGCATTTTTACTAGACTTATTAATAGTTTCTGCGATTAGCGGTATTTTTATCAAACCGATTTTCCGTGTAATGGATATCGCAATTACTAAACCAACCTTTTTGTTGTTTAGCCCATATAAAGTAGCGACGCTTGTGCTGCTATTACTTTATTTTATCTTCATGACAAAATTGGCTGGCCAGACGATCGGTAAAATGATATTTGGCATTCGTGTCGCAAAATCGAATGGAGAAAAGGTAACATGGGGCGCCGTTATATTTAGAGAAGGCTTCGGAAGATTTATCTCTCAGATGTTGTGGATTCCGTACTTACTTGTATTATTTATGCCGCAGAAAATGGCTCTTCACGATGTTTTCGCAGACACTGTTGTTGTACATGACCGATTATTTGAACGTAAAGAAATACAGACCTTGCCCCCGGTGGAAGGTCATCAGTTGCATGAAGACCCAACGATTTAG
- the sppA gene encoding signal peptide peptidase SppA, producing the protein MTTKRWIALLVATILIFVSVGVNSMSWFFTRDWNTMLSEITAMDSDLQETVVEEGSANERIAVLTVDGVIQDTGTASLFSGAEYNHQRFMAQLNELQNDETVKGIVLSVNSPGGGVLESSDIYDAFVEIQKTKEIPIYVAMGGMAASGGYYISAPAEKIFVHPETLTGSIGVIMQSINYGKLAEKYGVDFPTIKSGPYKDILSSTREMKPEERAMLQEMIDDSYKRFVDIIVDGRNMPEADVRKVADGRVMNGRQAIEAGLADDYGKMPAVISAMKEDYHLEKAEVFEYGSPDTFASILSMKAHDVFGGNVESQIMKKLLTENQAPRMMYLYGE; encoded by the coding sequence ATGACGACAAAAAGATGGATTGCATTACTAGTAGCAACAATATTGATTTTCGTGTCGGTTGGTGTCAATTCTATGTCATGGTTTTTCACGAGGGATTGGAATACGATGCTAAGTGAAATCACTGCAATGGATTCAGACTTGCAGGAGACCGTAGTGGAAGAAGGGAGTGCAAATGAACGTATTGCCGTACTAACAGTGGATGGTGTCATTCAAGATACAGGAACAGCTTCTCTGTTTAGTGGGGCTGAATACAATCATCAACGCTTTATGGCACAGTTAAATGAACTGCAAAATGACGAAACGGTAAAAGGGATTGTGTTGTCTGTTAATTCACCAGGTGGCGGTGTGTTGGAGTCGTCCGACATTTACGATGCGTTTGTTGAAATTCAAAAAACGAAAGAAATCCCTATCTATGTCGCTATGGGTGGAATGGCAGCTTCAGGAGGATATTATATTTCTGCTCCTGCAGAGAAAATCTTCGTACATCCCGAAACGTTAACGGGATCTATAGGTGTCATTATGCAGTCGATCAATTATGGTAAACTTGCAGAAAAGTACGGTGTAGATTTCCCGACAATTAAATCTGGACCTTATAAAGACATATTGAGTAGTACGCGCGAGATGAAACCAGAAGAACGTGCTATGCTCCAAGAAATGATTGACGACTCGTACAAACGTTTTGTCGACATTATAGTTGATGGTCGAAATATGCCTGAAGCTGATGTACGTAAAGTGGCGGATGGCCGCGTGATGAATGGACGTCAGGCTATTGAAGCGGGACTGGCTGATGACTACGGAAAAATGCCTGCTGTAATTTCTGCGATGAAAGAAGATTATCATCTGGAAAAAGCGGAAGTTTTTGAATACGGTTCACCTGATACGTTCGCTTCTATTTTATCAATGAAAGCGCATGATGTATTTGGCGGAAACGTAGAGTCACAAATTATGAAAAAGCTGCTAACTGAAAACCAAGCACCGCGAATGATGTATTTATATGGTGAATGA
- a CDS encoding NAD kinase has translation MNAQHTIFLFSRLDEDTKHKKTYVEKKLKKEGFLLTGDHTKANVIISIGSDGTFLQAVRKTDFRQDCVYLGLSVKGAHGVYCDFKYDEISTLILALRQAQLEERHYPLLEVTINQHKPFYCLNEFSIRSAIIRTFVMDIFIDDLLFETFLGDGLIISTPTGSTAYNKSVRGAVIDPLLPCFQVTELASVNNNRYRTLGTSFILSGNRKLTLKIKPEGNEFPSTAADNEAIGVNQVRTVEAVLSEKVIRTAKLTDNSFFEKVQRTFF, from the coding sequence ATGAATGCTCAACATACTATTTTTCTATTCAGCAGATTAGATGAAGACACCAAACACAAAAAAACATACGTTGAAAAAAAGTTGAAAAAAGAAGGTTTTTTGCTGACAGGCGACCACACGAAAGCGAATGTAATCATTAGTATTGGAAGTGACGGCACGTTCCTTCAAGCTGTCCGAAAAACTGATTTTCGTCAAGACTGCGTCTACCTCGGTTTGTCAGTAAAAGGCGCGCATGGAGTGTATTGCGATTTCAAATATGATGAAATCAGTACGTTGATTCTTGCTTTACGACAAGCGCAACTAGAAGAACGGCACTATCCACTACTTGAAGTGACGATTAATCAGCACAAACCATTCTATTGTTTAAATGAATTTAGTATTCGATCCGCCATCATTCGCACATTTGTTATGGATATATTCATTGATGACTTACTATTCGAAACATTCTTGGGAGATGGTCTTATCATTTCTACACCAACAGGAAGTACTGCTTATAACAAATCGGTACGTGGAGCAGTTATAGATCCATTGTTGCCTTGTTTTCAAGTGACAGAGCTGGCTTCAGTTAATAATAATCGATACCGGACGCTCGGGACTTCCTTTATTTTGAGTGGCAACCGTAAACTAACTCTCAAAATTAAGCCTGAAGGCAATGAGTTCCCATCAACGGCTGCTGACAACGAAGCAATCGGCGTAAACCAAGTAAGAACAGTAGAGGCTGTTTTAAGTGAAAAAGTTATTCGAACAGCTAAACTAACTGATAACTCATTCTTTGAAAAAGTTCAGCGTACATTTTTCTGA
- the mbcS gene encoding acyl-CoA synthetase MbcS, which translates to MNREELLAPKRYNIVSEFEKYAIGDNRNALIYVDSENQRQTVTYDELIQAANRTANVLTANGLKKGDVVLVMVPRMIEAYVTYIGALKAGLVVIPSSEMLRSSDIEYRIEHSDAKAIIAYDAFTDQLEHVNNINQVTVYIIGQAKEGEVSLTEQEKTASSTFDACDTASDDTAFLSYTSGTTGKPKGVVHTHGWGYAHLRTTAPNWLGIEEGDVVWATAAPGWQKWIWTPFLSVLGSGATGFVYNGKFNVDKYLTFLDEYQVNVLCCTPTEYRFIAKAENLTDYSLASLKSAVSAGEPLNREVIDIFDNQFSLNVRDGYGQTENTLLVGTMIGMEARPGSMGKPTPGNIVEVINEDGQVAAVDVVGDIAVHKSTPALFQEYLNDPERTKMQFRGDYYITGDRAKKDAEGYFWFEGRGDDIIVSSGYTIGPFEVEDALIKHPAVRECAVVASPDPERGNVVKAFVVLRDTVQTEQQQLVKELQNHVKELTAPYKYPRKIEFLDELPKTTSGKIMRMELRKKEQDTQK; encoded by the coding sequence ATGAACCGCGAAGAATTGCTAGCGCCAAAACGCTACAACATTGTTTCAGAATTTGAAAAATATGCTATAGGTGATAACAGAAATGCACTGATTTATGTAGATTCAGAAAACCAGCGACAAACAGTAACCTACGATGAACTTATTCAAGCTGCTAATCGTACAGCAAACGTATTAACAGCGAATGGCTTGAAAAAGGGTGATGTCGTTTTGGTAATGGTCCCACGAATGATTGAGGCATATGTTACATATATTGGTGCGCTCAAAGCAGGACTTGTTGTCATACCTAGTTCAGAAATGTTGCGTTCCTCCGATATTGAATACCGAATTGAACATAGTGATGCAAAAGCTATTATTGCTTATGATGCATTTACCGATCAACTAGAACATGTGAATAATATTAATCAAGTGACTGTCTACATTATTGGTCAAGCGAAAGAAGGGGAAGTATCCTTAACCGAACAAGAGAAAACAGCCTCTTCTACATTCGATGCTTGTGACACAGCGAGCGATGATACAGCCTTTTTATCGTATACGTCTGGTACGACAGGGAAACCAAAAGGTGTCGTACACACGCATGGTTGGGGATATGCACACTTACGAACGACTGCACCGAATTGGCTTGGTATCGAAGAAGGAGATGTCGTTTGGGCTACCGCTGCTCCAGGGTGGCAAAAGTGGATTTGGACTCCATTTTTATCCGTGCTTGGAAGTGGAGCTACAGGATTTGTCTACAATGGGAAATTTAATGTTGATAAATACTTGACGTTTCTAGATGAATACCAAGTGAATGTGCTATGCTGTACACCGACTGAATACCGCTTTATAGCAAAGGCTGAAAATCTCACAGACTATTCTCTAGCTTCTTTAAAAAGTGCTGTTTCAGCAGGAGAACCTTTAAACCGTGAAGTCATCGATATTTTCGATAATCAATTTTCATTGAATGTCCGGGATGGCTATGGCCAGACCGAGAATACATTACTTGTCGGAACGATGATCGGAATGGAAGCGAGACCAGGATCTATGGGGAAACCTACGCCAGGTAATATTGTAGAAGTTATCAATGAAGATGGACAAGTAGCTGCGGTAGATGTAGTAGGAGATATAGCAGTGCATAAATCGACTCCTGCACTATTCCAGGAGTACTTAAATGATCCGGAACGTACGAAAATGCAATTTAGAGGCGATTATTACATTACAGGTGATCGCGCGAAAAAAGACGCTGAAGGATATTTTTGGTTCGAGGGTCGCGGAGATGACATCATCGTTAGCTCAGGATACACCATTGGTCCATTTGAGGTAGAGGATGCCTTGATTAAACATCCGGCTGTCCGTGAATGCGCAGTAGTAGCAAGTCCGGATCCAGAACGTGGAAATGTAGTCAAGGCTTTTGTCGTATTGCGTGATACAGTACAAACAGAACAACAACAACTGGTCAAGGAGTTGCAAAATCACGTGAAAGAATTAACGGCACCTTATAAATATCCACGTAAAATTGAATTTTTAGATGAGTTGCCTAAGACGACATCAGGAAAAATTATGCGTATGGAACTGCGTAAAAAAGAGCAAGACACACAAAAATAA
- a CDS encoding alpha/beta-type small acid-soluble spore protein yields MPNSNNNSNQLLVPGVQQALNQMKEEIASEFGVQLGPDSTSRANGSVGGEITKRLVRQAQSQMNGYSK; encoded by the coding sequence ATGCCAAACAGCAATAACAATTCAAACCAACTTTTAGTTCCAGGAGTGCAACAAGCTCTTAACCAGATGAAAGAAGAAATCGCTTCAGAATTTGGTGTACAGCTTGGACCAGACTCTACATCGCGTGCCAACGGATCCGTCGGCGGAGAAATCACAAAGCGATTAGTGCGTCAGGCTCAATCTCAAATGAATGGTTATTCAAAATAA